CGACGATGCCCGGAATCGGTTCGATGCCAGAAGACGACGAACTCTGCCTCTCGTGGGCAGGGATGCACGGCACTGGGTACGCCAACATGGCGATCACCCACACCGACTGCCTCATCGCAATCGGCACCCGGTTCGACGACCGCTTGACCGGCGGCATCGACACCTTCGCACCGGAAGCAGAGGTCGTCCACGTCGACATCGACCCGGCGGAAATTTCGAAGAACATCCACGCAGACTACCCAGTCGTCGGCGACGCCGGCACTGCCATCGAGAAAATCGACAGCGAGATGGAACACAGTCCGGACGCCCGTGAGTGGCGTGAACAGTGCCTGACGTGGAAAGACGAATACCCGATGGACTACGCAGCACCCGACGACGAACCACTGAAACCGCAGTTCGTCGTCGAGGCGCTGGACGAAGCGACCCCTGACGAGACAATCGTCACGAGCGGTGTCGGTCAACACCAGATGTGGGCCGCGCAGTACTGGACGTTCCGCGACCCACGTCGCTGGGTCTCGTCGCACGGACTCGGCACGATGGGGTACGGCCTCCCGGCCGCCATCGGTGCCCGACTCGCCGCGGACGACGACGAGACGGTCGTCTGTATCGACGGCGACGCCTCGTTCCTGATGACGATTCAGGAGCTGTCGGTCGCCGTTCGTGAGGACCTCGACATCACCATCGCCATCCTGAACAACCAGTACATCGGGATGGTTCGCCAGTGGCAGGACGCCTTCTTCGAAGGTCGCCACATGGCCGCCGGCTACGAGTGGTGCCCGCAGTTCGACAAACTCGCAGAGGCGTTCGGCGCCCGCGGGTGGACTGTCGACTCCTACGAGGAGGTTCCGGACGCCATCGAAGAGGCGCTCGCGTACGACGGCCCGTCGGTCATCGACTTCCACGTCGACCCGTCGGAGAACGTCTACCCGATGGTCTCCTCTGGCGCACCGAACGGAAAATTCGCTCTCTCGGAGGACCAACTATGAGTGACAAGCAGACTGGACTGCAGGGGCCAAGACCTGAAGAACGGCCCCACCCTGACGGGCGACGGAACGCCCAGGGAATCCGTATCGACCCCAAAGCCGAGTCGGAACACGAACCACGGCGGACGGTCCTGTCGGCCATCGTCGAGGACGAACCCGGTGTCCTCTCACGCGTCGCCGGCCTCGCCGCCCGCCGACAGTTCAACATCGAGAGCCTCACCGTGGGGCCGACCACCGTCGAGGGTCACTCCCGTATCACGATGGTCGTCGAAGAACCCGACCCCGGTATCGACCAGATAGAGAAGCAACTCGCAAAACTCAAGCCCGTCATCTCCATCGGCGAACTGGACGACGACGCCATCCGTGCGGAACTCGTCCTCCTGAAGGTTCGCGGTGAAGACCCCGACAAGGTTCACGCAATCACGGAGATGTACGGCGGTACAACGCTCGATGCAGGTACGGACACTATCACGGTCCAACTCACCGGCGACGAGCGCAAGATAGACGACGCTGTGGACGCGTTCCGTCGATTCGGCATCATCGAAATCGCCCGAACCGGCCAGACCGCCCTCGCCCACGGCGCCAAGAAGACCGTCCCCGGAGAGGAACCCGGAACCTCCGGCGAACCGACGAAACCTACCACAAACACCCAATGACTGAATTCACCACGACTGTATACTACGACGACGACGCAGACCGCTCGCAGATCGACGACAAGACCGTGGCCGTCCTCGGCTACGGCAGCCAGGGCCACGCCCACGCGCAGAACCTCGCTGACAGCGGTGTCGACGTGGTCGTTGGCCTCCGTGCCGACTCTTCGTCCCGTGCTGCTGCACGCGAAGATGGACTCCGCGTCGCGACGCCCGTCGAGGCTGCCGCAGAGGCAGACATCGTCTCCGTCCTCGTCCCCGACACCGTCCAACCGGCCGTCTTCGAAGAGATTCGCGACGAACTCGAACCCGGTGACACGCTCCAGTTCGCCCACGGGTTCAACATCCACTACAACCAGATTCGACCCCCAGAAGACGTCGACGTGACGCTCGTCGCACCGAAGTCACCCGGTCACCTCGTCCGCCGGAACTACGAGAGCGGAGAGGGAACGCCCGGCCTCATCGCCGTCTATCAGGACACGACTGGAGACGCCAAAGATGAGGCACTGGCGTACGCCCACGCCATCGGCTGCACTCGTGCGGGTGTCATCCAGACCTCGTTCCGCGAGGAGACCGAGACCGACCTGTTCGGTGAGCAGGCCGTCCTCTGTGGCGGCGTCACCTCGCTCGTCAAGCAGGGCTACGAGACGCTCGTCGACGCGGGCTACTCCCCAGAGATGGCCTACTTCGAGTGCCTGAACGAACTGAAGCTCATCGTCGACCTGATGTACGAAGACGGACTCGGCGGCATGTGGCACTCTGTCTCCGACACCGCGGAGTTCGGTGGCCTGACCCGTGGCGACCGCATCGTCGACGAACACAGTCGCGAGCGCATGGAAGAAGTGCTCGAAGAGGTCCAAGACGGCACGTTCGCCCGTGAGTGGATTCTGGAGAACCAGGCGGGTCGCCCGTCGTACTCCCAGCTGAAGGAAGCCGAAGAGAACCACGACATCGAGGAAGTCGGCGCCCGTCTCCGCGAACTGTTCGCGTGGGCCGACGAGGACGACGACACAGAGAAAGCAGAAGCACCAGCAGACGACTGACAACACCCACCCAATGACACGAAAGAAAAAACGAGACGACGCATCTGAACGAATGCGTGACGTCAGTCACACGAACCCGTACACCGGCGAGACGTTCACCACGGTGTACGAACGTGGGCCGGCAGTCACCGACGGGAGTGGTGCGTCCGACTCGACGCCCGAGATGACTGGCGGTTCCGAGACGATGGAAGACGTCGACCACACGCCCCGAAACGGCGATGGTGCGAACCGCGTCTGGAAACGCGGCAAACCGGAGGACGACTCGGAAGAACACAGCGAAAGTGAGACCGCCTCTGGAGACGTAGGTGGCGGAGATGAGTGAGGGAACGCTTTACGACAAGGTGTGGGAAGAACACACCGTCTCCGAACTGCCGACAGGCCAGACGCAGCTGTTCTGTGGCCTGCACCTCATCCACGAGGTGACGAGCCCACAGGCGTTCGGGATGCTCCAAGAACGCGACCTCGAGGTCGCCTATCCCGAGCGAACGCACGCGACAGTCGACCACATCGTCCCAACCTCGGACCAGTCGCGGCCGTTCCGTGACGACGCGGCCGAGGAGATGATGTCCGAACTCGAACAGAACGTCCGCAACGCGGGCATCAACTTCTCTGACCCGACCTCCGGCGACCAGGGTATCGTCCACGTCATCGGGCCAGAGCAGGGGCTCACCCAACCCGGCATGACCATCGTCTGTGGTGACAGCCACACCTCGACCCACGGCGCGTTCGGTGCGCTGGCGTTCGGTATCGGGACGAGCCAAATCCGCGACGTACTGGCGACCCAGACCGTCGCGATGGAGAAGAAGAAAGTTCGAAAAATCGAGGTCACCGGTGAACTCGGCCCGGGCGTCGAAGCGAAAGACGTCATCCTCGAAATCATCCGTCGGCTGGGAACCGAAGGCGGCGTCGGCTACGTCTACGAGTACGCCGGCGAGGCCATCGAGAACCTCGACATGGAAGGTCGGATGAGTATCTGCAACATGTCCATCGAGGGCGGCGCTCGCGCGGGCTACGTCAACCCCGACGAGACCACCTACGAGTGGCTGAAGCAGACCGACTACTTCCAGAACAACCCCGAGAAGTTCGACGAACTCAAGCCGTACTGGGAGTCCATCCGCTCCGACGAGGACGCCGAGTACGACGACGTCGTCACCATCGACGGGTCGGAACTCGAACCCGTCGTCACGTGGGGGACCACGCCCGGACAGGGCGTCGGCATCACCCAACCCATCCCGGCACCCGAAGACCTGCCCGAAGAGAAGCAGGACACGGCCCGGATGGCACAAGAACACATGCGGGTCACGCCCGGCGAGACGATGGAAGGCTACAAAATCGACGTCGCCTTCCTCGGTTCGTGTACCAACGCCCGGATGCCCGACCTGCGCCGCGCCGCAGAGGTCGTCAAAGGACGCCAAGTCGCAGACAGCGTTCGTGCGATGGTCGTCCCCGGCAGTCAGCGCGTCAAGGCCGCCGCCGAAGCGGAGGGTCTCGACAAAGTGTTCAAAGACGCCGGCTTCGAGTGGCGAGAAGCAGGGTGTTCGATGTGTCTCGGCATGAACGAAGACCAACTGCAGGGTGACGAGGCGTCTGCGTCCTCGTCGAACCGCAACTTCATCGGTCGGCAGGGGTCGAAAGACGGCCGCACCGTCCTGATGAACCCGCGCATGGTCGCCGCGGCGGCCATCACTGGGGAAGTGACTGACGTCCGCGAACTGAAGGAGGTGAGCACGGTATGACCGACGAGATTCCAGAGATCCATTCGGCCTCCGGGTCGGGCGTTCCCATCCGTGGCAACGACATCGACACGGACCAGATTATCCCAGCGCGGTTCATGAAGGTCGTCACGTTCGACGGCCTCGGTGAGTTCGCGTTCTTCGACCAGCGCTACGACGAGAACGACGACCCCAAAGACCATCCGATGAACGAGGCGCACTTCCAGGACGCCTCCATCATGGTCGTCAACGCCAACTTCGGCTGTGGGTCTTCGCGCGAACACGCCCCACAGGCGCTCATGCGCTGGGGTATCGACGCCATCATCGGCGAGTCGTTCGCCGAAATCTTCGCCGGCAACTGTCTCGCACTCGGCATCCCGACGGTCACGGCCGACCACGACACCATCGTCGAACTCCAGGCGTGGGTCGACGAGAACCCCGACGGCGACATCGACGTCGACGTCGAGAACGAGACGGTCACCTACGGCGACGAGACGGTCGACGTCACCGTCGACGACGCACAGCGGAAGGCGCTCACCGAGGGCGTCTGGGACACGACGGCGCTCATGAAGTCGAACGCCGACGCAGTCGCCGAGAAAGCACGCTCGCTCCCCTACATCGATGACTGAGGAAATCGTCGTCATCCCCGGCGATGGCATCGGGAGCGAGGTCATTCCAGCGGCTGTGGACGTACTCGAAGCGGTCGGTGACTTCGAGTTCGTCGAAGCGGACGCTGGCGACCACGTCAAAGAAGCGACGGGCGAGGCGCTCCCACAGGAGACGTACGACCTCGTCGCCGAGTCGGATGCGACGCTGTTCGGTGCCGCCGGTGAGACGGCCGCCGACGTCATCCTCCCGCTTCGTACCGCTGTCGATTCGTTCGTCAACGTTCGGCCGGCGAAAGCCTACCCCGGCGTCGACGCACTCCGCCCGGAGACGGACCTCGTCTTCCTCCGGGAGAACACCGAAGGCGTCTACTCGGGTCATGAAGACCGCCTCTCCGACGACCTCTCGACGCTCACCCGCGTCGTGACCACGTCGGCATCCGAGCGACTCGCAGAGTACGCCTGTGACTTCGTTGGCGGCGAAGGCGGCCACTTCCAGGTCGCGCACAAGGCGAACGTGATGCGCGAGACCGACGGCCGATTCCGTGACGCCGTCGTCTCCGTCGCCGAGAAGCGTGGCGTCGAGACCGAAGAAGTCCTGATGGACGCATTCGCGACGCGCGTCTGTCTCGACCCGACGCAGTTCGACACCATCGTCTGTCCGAACCTCGCGGGCGACGTGCTGTCTGACCTCGCTGCCGGTCTCGTCGGTGGCCTCGGTCTGCTCCCGTCGGCCAACATCGGCCCGGAAACGGCCCTGTTCGAACCGGTCCACGGCTCCGCACCCGACATCGCTGGCGAAAGCATCGCCAACCCAGCAGCGACGATTCTCTCGGCCGCGATGTTGCTCGACTACCTCGACTACGGTGAGGAGGCCGACCGAGTTCGCTCGGCCGTCGAAGGCGTCCTCGAAGACGGCCCACGCACGCCCGACCTCGGTGGCGACGCATCCACTGAGGATGTGACGGCAGCGATTCTGGACCGTCTGTAACCCACCCCTCACGAACCGCGCGCCGACTGAACGCTTTTTCCGGACTACACGCTCACTCGCTCGACTGCAGTGTATCACGTCTGTGAGCTATCGGTTCGGCGCTTTCCGCTGCTCTCTGGGAGCCACCTCTGTTCGAGTCGGGGACGAGCCGATTTTCGTTCCTGTGTGAAATCCACCAATTACGAACACATTCACTCGAAATCCAACATAAACAATTAACACCGCTCGTTACCCTACGTTCCAACCAACGAGGAACAGCTATCGATGTTACCAGCAGAGCGAAAACGCCGTATCGTCGAACTCGTCTCCGAGTCTGACGGTCGCTCGGTCGAGGACCTCTCCGAGGACCTCGGCTATTCGAAGGCGACGATACGCCGTGATTTGCGCGAACTCGAAGACCGTGGGCTCGTCGAACGGTCACACGGCGGGGCCGTCCCCGTAACCTCCGTCGCCCGCGAACAGACCTACGGGCAAAAAGAAGTACAGAACCTCGACGGGAAACGCGCAATCGCGGAACGCGCCGTCGAGGAACTCGGAGAGGGGCAGGTCGTCTTCTTCGACGCGGGCACGACGACGATGGAAGTCGCCCGAACGGTTCCGAAAGACGGGTCGATTCTGGCCGTCACCAACTCACCACGACTCGCCATCGAACTCAACGAAGGGGACAACGAGGTGAAACTCACCGGCGGAACGCTCCGACGGCGGACGAAAGCACTCGTCGGGCCGACCGCAGAAGCGTTCATGAAGCGGACGAACTTCGACGTGCTCGTTCTGGGGACGAACGCCTTCGACATCGAGTCGGGACTCACGACGCCGAACGAAGACGAGGCCCGCATGAAGGAACTGATGGTCGAGAAGTCTGCGAAAGTCATCCTCGTCGCCGACACGTCGAAACTCGGCCGTCGGAGCTTCGTCAAATTCGCATCGCTCGAAGACATCGACCTGTTCATCACTGACGACGAACTCGACCCAGCGACGCGCGAGGAGATCGAGAGCGCTGGCGTCGACGTCGTCGACGGAGTTGCACGATGATTTTCACTGTTACACCAAACCCTGCAGTAGACCACACGATTCACTTCGACGAACCGCTCCAACCCGGCGTCGTCCACCGAACCGACGACGCGGTGTTCACCGCCGGCGGAAAAGGTATCAACGTCGCCAAGTACGTCTCGGCGCTCGGCGTCGACGCCACGGCCTCCGGATTCCTCGGCGGCCACTTTGGCAAGTTCGTCCGTGACCGTCTCGAAGCGGACGACATCGCCACCGACTTCGTGAACATCGACGACAACACGCGACTGAACACGACGGTCCTCGCCGAAGATGGCGAGTACAAACTCAACCACAACGGTCCGCACATCACCGCATCCGACGTGGACGAACTCGTCGAAGCGGCGCAGGCGAACGAACCCGATACACTCCTCGTCGGCGGGAGTCTTCCGGGTGGTATGCCCCTTTCAGCGGTCGACAGACTCGCCCACGCAGGTGACTGGCGGACTGCAGTCGACATGGGCGGGAAGTACCTCGCGGACCTCGAAGCCGACTACATCGTCTGCAAGCCCAACCGTTCGGAACTCGCAGAAGCTACCGGCCGAACCGTCGAGACGAACGAAGACGCGATTGCGGCCGCACGAGAACTCCGTGATGGACAGTTCGAGTACGTGCTGGCCTCACTCGGTGGCGACGGTGCAGTCCTCGTCACCGAAGACGACGTGCTGTCCGCGCCCGCACTCGACGTAGAAGTCGTCGACACCGTCGGCGCTGGCGACGCCATCCTCTCGGGGTTCATCGCAGGACTCGAACACGGGAAGAGCGACGCAGACGCACTTCGCATGGGTATCCTCACCGCCGCCCGCGTCGTCGGCGTCGCGGGAACTCGGGTTCCGCATCTCGAAGACGTCCTGACGAACGAAACACACGTCGAAGTGACCACGATTCGAGACTGAGCGATTCCTCTCTCGTCTTTTGTGAGTCACAACTCGGTCAGAAACGAACATCAGTTCTGGCGCTGGTATGTCGGAGTCGTGAGACCGAGGACGGCAGTGGTGGTCTGGGCGCCGTTCGAGGTGGTTTCGAGGATACGTTTTCCACACTCGAAGCCAAACACCACCTATGGCCGAACGAACTCTCTCCGGTATCGGTGTGACACCACTCTCTGGAGTCGGGACCGTCGTCTGGTACCACCCGGACGCCGACCTTCCAGACCCACCAGCCCCCGAAGACGTCGACGCCGAGGCCGAGCTCGACCGATTCGACGAGGCACGGACCGTTGCCGAAGACGAGTTGAAGACGGAGCGGGCACGCACTGCCGAACGAGTCGGTGAGGAGGAGGCCGCGGTGTTCGACGCGCACGTGCAGTTCCTCAACGACCCACAGATTACCGACGGCGTCACCGACGCCATCGAAGGCGGATTACCCGCGGAACACGCCGTCCAAGAGACCTTCTCCACGTTCGTCGAGCAGTTCGAGAACATGGGAGGACGGATGGGTGAGCGTGCAGACGACCTGCGCGACATCCGCGACCGACTCGTGCGCGTCCTCTCGGACGGCGACCGGGTCGACCTCTCGTCGCTCCCGAAGGGGAGCGTCGTCGTCGCCGAACGACTCACACCGAGCGACACGGCACAACTCGACCCCAAGCGAGTTGCAGGGTTCGTCACCGTGACGGGCGGCCGAACCTCCCACGCAGCCATCTTTGCTCGGTCACTCGCGTTGCCTGCAATCGTGGGTGTCGGCGACGAACTGACGTCCATCGAAGACGGGACGGATGTCGTCGTCGACGGCGAAGCGGGCGACCTCATCGTCGATCCTGACGACGAGACGAAAGCGGCCGCTGCCGCCGATGCCGACGTACACGTCCGGAGTGGCCCGGTGGAGACGGCAGACGGCGTTGGCATCGAAGTCGCGGCCAACGTCGGAACGGCGGCCGACCTCGAACCCGCAGTCGACCGCGGGGCCGACGGCATCGGCCTGTTCCGAACCGAATTCCTCTTCCTCGACCGTGAGTCGCCGCCGGACGAACAAGAGCAGTTCGAGGCGTACGTCGAGGCGCTGGAATCGTTCGACCACAGTCGGGTCGTCGTTCGAACTCTCGACATCGGAGGCGACAAACCGGTTCCGTATTTGGACCTGCCCGAAGAAGAGAACCCCTTCCTCGGCGAGCGCGGAATCCGTCGGTCACTCGGCCCCGACGCGGACCTCTTCGAGACACAAGTTCGGGCACTCTTGCGTGCCGCTGGAAGCGCAGACGGGACGCGTCTCTCGGTGATGCTTCCGCTCGTGGCGACGCTCGAGGAACTCCACGACGCCCGCGACCAGTTCGACTCGGTCGCCGCCGACCTCGCCGACGAAGGCATCGTCCACGAGATGCCAGAGTTCGGCATCATGATAGAGACGCCTGCAGCGGCGTTCATGGCCGACCGCTTCGCGCCGCACGTCGACTTCTTCAGTATCGGGACGAACGACCTCGCCCAGTACGTGATGGCTGCCGAACGGGGCAACGAACGCGTCTCCGACCTCGGCGACTATCGCCAACCGGCAGTCCTGCAAGCCATCGACGCCACCGTCTCGGCCGCCGACGGACACGACTGTTGGGTCGGCATGTGCGGCGAGATGGCTGGCGACCCGGACCTCACCGAACTCCTCGTCGGCCTCGGGTTGGACGAACTGAGCATGAGCGCAGTCACGGTCCCACACGTGAAGGAGGCCGTGACGAAAACAGACACTGCAGCGGCCGAAGCACTCGCTGCACACGTCCTCGCTGCCGACACGAAAGCGGAAGTCACTGCCCGATTGACGACTGGCGACACCCCGGCTCAGGAAAATTAACTCGGTAGTGAACGAACGAGAACGTGCAAAATCGAAACCGGTTTCCCATAGATTATTACCTTCGCGTTCGTTGCCGAAACACGAGGTGAACGTATAATGCCGTTCTACGGCGGGGAGGAACTCGCCACTGTATACGACGAGGCGCTCGACGAAGGGTTCGGACTCATCGCGAGTAACGTCGCGGAACCGAACGTCATGATGGGTCTCATGGAGGGTGCCGACCGAATGAACTCGGACCTCCTGTTGCAACTCAGCGGTGGTGCCTGCAAGTTCGCCGGTAACGGTGACCCGGTTGCGGGCCTGAAAGCCATGGGGACGTACATCGAGACTATCGCCGAGCAGTACGACATCGGCGTCTTCCTCAACATGGACCATCAGACGAACCTCGAGTTCATCGAACAACAGATAGAACTCGATATCCCGTCGTCTATCATGATCGACGCCTCCCACGAACCGTTCGACGAGAACGTCGCGACGAGTCGTGAAGTCGTCGAGATGGTCGACGCCGCCGACTCCAACATCCTCATCGAGGCCGAACTCGGCCAAATCAAGGGTGTCGAAGACGAAATCGAGGCCGAAGAGGCGTTCTACACGGACCCCGAACAGGCCGTCGAGTTCGTCGATAAGACGGGCGCAGACCTGCTCGCCATCTCCGTCGGTACGCAACACGGCGTCGCCAAGGGCAAGGACCTCGAACTCCGTCCGGACCTCGCCCACGACATCCGACAGGAGCTCAGAGACCACGGCCTCGACACGCCGCTCGTCCTCCACGGGTCTTCGGGCGTCCAACCCGACCAACTGCAGGAGATGCTCAAACACGGCATCTGCAAGGTCAACAAGGACACGCGCTACCAGTACGAGTACACGCGCACCGCCTACGACCTCTACCGTGAGACTCCCGAAGCCATCGTCCCGCCGGAAGGCGTCGAGGACGCTCGTGACACGTTCTTCAACGAGACCGAGTGGTCGCCAGACAAATCGGTGTTCGACCCTCGTGTCGTCGGCCGCGACATCCGCGAGCGCATCGCAGACGTTCACGCTGGCCTGACGGAAGTCTCCGGCAGCGCCGGGCAGACGCTGTTCAAGTAACGCCACGTCGTTCCAGTTGGCGGCACCCGGTCCGCCGTCTCTTTTCGTGCAGTTCGACTTGTCGCTGATTCGCCTCTCGTCTCCTCGCTGGTCGACTGACGTGACTTCCCCAGTCGCTTAAGGTGTCACATAGCGTGAGAGTAGGTATGCCACAAGTGCACCTCGACGACGCGACAGTCGAGCGACTCGACAACCTCCGAGAAGAAGACGAAGACTACGACGAGCTCATCAACGAACTGATGAACATCTACGAAGCGAGCGAGCGGACGATGTTCCACAGTGGCGACGAGTACTGAGTCGGACGCCCCGCAAACTCGTCGACGTCTCGTCGTGCGACTGGTGTGTTACTCCTGATATGCGACTCTGACCTGTTCCCACTTACCTTTCGTTTCGAGGTGTTCCTGGAGCGCGTCCGCGTAGGCTTGCGTGAGTCGCTCTGCGTCTTCCAGCTTCTCTTGTTGACTCTGTTTGCCACCGTCGCCGAGGCCGAGCGCCCCTTTGATCGAGTCGACGATGCCGCCGCCGGACGACGAATCTTGCTGGCCGCCACCCATCGCGCCCATCTGTTTGCGGATGTTGTCGAGTTCGGGGATTATCTGCGGAACTTTCTCGGTGTTCGCGACGATTCGCGCCGAGTCAGGGTCGTCTGCGTTTTCGATTTCGAACTCTGTGGCCGTCATGATGAGTCCCCACTCCTGACTGGAGAACCGAGAGTTCATCACGTGGTCGTTGAATTCGCGGTCCACCGTCATCCGGTCGCCCACGATACTGTCTGTCCAGTGTACCATGCGCACACGTCGTCGTCCAGTCAGTATCAGAGTTGCGGGGCAGAGTCGACCACCGCCCGACGGTTTCTGCGGTGACCGACGGCCACGCTGGTTTAATGCGATTGGGTGACCTTTCCATCTCATGGAGCGGTACGACCTCCTGTACCGACTGTACGGGAATTTCGACGCAGACGCAGTCCGTGAAGCACAGGACTTCGTCGACCTCTTGCCACCACTCGACTCTGCGGTGGCGCTTTCACACTGGCAGGAGGTCGACGACGAGTTGAGCGAGAAGAAAGACCGCATTCGACGCGGGTTTCCAAACGGCGACCGGTACGCCGAACTCGCCGCTCGCGCCACGAGAGACCAGGCGTTCACCGCACTCGACCTGTTCACGAAGTACGGCCGAGCAGTCAACGCACTCGTCCTCGACGTCGACGAGACGCTTCGGTCGGCGGGCCGAACTGACAACGAGATTCCGCGTGAAGTTCTCCACCTCCTCACCGAGTTCCACGAGACAGACGTCCCCATCGTCATCTGCACGGGCCAGACCCTGGAGAACGTCAAAGGCTTCGCCATTCAGGGCCTTGGGAACGAACTCGTCCACTCCGGTGACGTGAGCATCGTCTACGAAGCAGGAACCGGAGTGTTCACGCCCGGCCACAGGTCGAACACGAAGCGCCTCCTGTACGAGACGCTCGACGACTCGGTTCAGTCGGTCTTCGCGTCGGTCCGTGGTCGCGTGATTCGTGACCTCCCGGAGGGTCTCCGTGGTTGTGTTCACCTTCAGGGCAACGAGTTCAACGTCACGCTCAAGCCCAACTTCGAGACCGGAAGCGACGACGCAGCGAGAGTCATCGACGACTCACTCGTGTACATGTTAGACCTCCTCGGTGAGGCCGTCACAGACGACGCCGACGGACCGACGTGGACCCGGGCGTACTACGCCGCCAGAGACCCAGAAATCGAGGGTGTCCTCGCTGACCGCGACGAACGTCCTGACCCGGACACGACGGTCCCTGACGCAGTCGTCGAGACGCTCGACCGAGTGACAGTCGCGTACTACCAGGCCGACGCCGCCGAACTCTCGGCAGTCGACTTGAACAAGGCAGCAGGTGTCGAGGCCGCACTCGACGTACTCGGCGTGGACGACCCGTTCGTTCTGGTCATGGGCGATTCTAAGTCGGACCTCGACGTGATGCGATGGGCCGCTTCGGGCGACCGCGGCATCGCTGCTGCACCCGACCACTCGTCACCCGGTGTGCTCGACCACGTTCGTCAGACCGACAGCCTCGTCTTCGACCGGGGAGATGCTGCGTCGATGCTCAGAACCGCCTACGCACTCAACCTCCTCGTCGACTGAGCAGGCAGCGCGGGATACTGGACGAAAGGAAAGTGTGGGGGCAGTGAGTGGTGTCTTCGTTGGACACCCGGTTACCGAGTTTGTGCGACTACACCGTGCAGGTCTTGCCAGAATCGCCGTCTGTGTGCGTCGATTCGTCGGTGTTGTCGGTCGGTGTCGACTCGTCGCTGGTGGACGACTCGTCGTCCGTGGTAGTCTCGGTGTCGTTGCTGTCGTTGCTGTCGTTCGACGACGAGTCGTCACTGGAGTTCGAGTCGTCGGTGATGGACGAACTGTCGCTGGACGTGCTACTCGAAGAGCGTCGACTCTTCTTCTTCGACGACGAACTGGTGTCGGCCGCTGTGTCGTCGGGTGTCTCGACTGTTCCCATCGTACTGTCGGCACTGTCACCGTCTGAACTCGAATCGTCGCTCTTCGTCGACGAGTCGTCGGCGATAACGGGTTCTTCGGCTTCGTTCGTATCGACTGAGGTCGTGTCGTCGGTCGGTTCTGTCGCCTCAGAACCGAGGTTGGCGCTTGCTTCGGTCGTCTTATCGGACGTATCAGGTGTGTTCAACCCGCCCGAGAGGAGCGCGAACGCGACGACGACGACGACGACGCCGGCGACGCCGAGTTGTGTTCTATTCAGCATTGGTCACCTCGCGTCGTGACACCGGACGGTGGAGACGCCCCGTGG
The genomic region above belongs to Haloferax marinisediminis and contains:
- the ilvB gene encoding biosynthetic-type acetolactate synthase large subunit, whose protein sequence is MSERTAATTDSDASSTDDEPKRTEVTSGATAVIRALENAGVETAFGVQGGAIMPIYDALYHSDIRHVTMAHEQGAAHAADAYGVVRGDPGVCLATSGPGATNLVTGIADANMDSDAMLALTGQVPSDMVGSDAFQETDTTGVTAPITKHNYFASSPDTVGDTVGEAFALAAEGRPGPTLVDLPKDTSLGETDREPGPARAPETSRARTDPDDAQVEAAARAIEQAEKPLLLFGGGVIKADATDVARKFATEHQIPVVTTMPGIGSMPEDDELCLSWAGMHGTGYANMAITHTDCLIAIGTRFDDRLTGGIDTFAPEAEVVHVDIDPAEISKNIHADYPVVGDAGTAIEKIDSEMEHSPDAREWREQCLTWKDEYPMDYAAPDDEPLKPQFVVEALDEATPDETIVTSGVGQHQMWAAQYWTFRDPRRWVSSHGLGTMGYGLPAAIGARLAADDDETVVCIDGDASFLMTIQELSVAVREDLDITIAILNNQYIGMVRQWQDAFFEGRHMAAGYEWCPQFDKLAEAFGARGWTVDSYEEVPDAIEEALAYDGPSVIDFHVDPSENVYPMVSSGAPNGKFALSEDQL
- the ilvN gene encoding acetolactate synthase small subunit, giving the protein MSDKQTGLQGPRPEERPHPDGRRNAQGIRIDPKAESEHEPRRTVLSAIVEDEPGVLSRVAGLAARRQFNIESLTVGPTTVEGHSRITMVVEEPDPGIDQIEKQLAKLKPVISIGELDDDAIRAELVLLKVRGEDPDKVHAITEMYGGTTLDAGTDTITVQLTGDERKIDDAVDAFRRFGIIEIARTGQTALAHGAKKTVPGEEPGTSGEPTKPTTNTQ
- the ilvC gene encoding ketol-acid reductoisomerase — translated: MTEFTTTVYYDDDADRSQIDDKTVAVLGYGSQGHAHAQNLADSGVDVVVGLRADSSSRAAAREDGLRVATPVEAAAEADIVSVLVPDTVQPAVFEEIRDELEPGDTLQFAHGFNIHYNQIRPPEDVDVTLVAPKSPGHLVRRNYESGEGTPGLIAVYQDTTGDAKDEALAYAHAIGCTRAGVIQTSFREETETDLFGEQAVLCGGVTSLVKQGYETLVDAGYSPEMAYFECLNELKLIVDLMYEDGLGGMWHSVSDTAEFGGLTRGDRIVDEHSRERMEEVLEEVQDGTFAREWILENQAGRPSYSQLKEAEENHDIEEVGARLRELFAWADEDDDTEKAEAPADD
- the leuC gene encoding 3-isopropylmalate dehydratase large subunit, which codes for MSEGTLYDKVWEEHTVSELPTGQTQLFCGLHLIHEVTSPQAFGMLQERDLEVAYPERTHATVDHIVPTSDQSRPFRDDAAEEMMSELEQNVRNAGINFSDPTSGDQGIVHVIGPEQGLTQPGMTIVCGDSHTSTHGAFGALAFGIGTSQIRDVLATQTVAMEKKKVRKIEVTGELGPGVEAKDVILEIIRRLGTEGGVGYVYEYAGEAIENLDMEGRMSICNMSIEGGARAGYVNPDETTYEWLKQTDYFQNNPEKFDELKPYWESIRSDEDAEYDDVVTIDGSELEPVVTWGTTPGQGVGITQPIPAPEDLPEEKQDTARMAQEHMRVTPGETMEGYKIDVAFLGSCTNARMPDLRRAAEVVKGRQVADSVRAMVVPGSQRVKAAAEAEGLDKVFKDAGFEWREAGCSMCLGMNEDQLQGDEASASSSNRNFIGRQGSKDGRTVLMNPRMVAAAAITGEVTDVRELKEVSTV
- the leuD gene encoding 3-isopropylmalate dehydratase small subunit, which produces MTDEIPEIHSASGSGVPIRGNDIDTDQIIPARFMKVVTFDGLGEFAFFDQRYDENDDPKDHPMNEAHFQDASIMVVNANFGCGSSREHAPQALMRWGIDAIIGESFAEIFAGNCLALGIPTVTADHDTIVELQAWVDENPDGDIDVDVENETVTYGDETVDVTVDDAQRKALTEGVWDTTALMKSNADAVAEKARSLPYIDD